In a genomic window of Halarsenatibacter silvermanii:
- the dnaA gene encoding chromosomal replication initiator protein DnaA, with the protein MTDNQEQLEEVWKETLEVIREQVSNPSFKTWFSDTEIAGITQDDVIQLKVPDDFVKDWISSHYRPLIAETISDISGRNLDIEFLTPEELEKSDSQPSPASKESQDEEETIKEVDNNQLKDGLNEKYTFDTFVVGNSNRFAHAASLAVAEAPAKAYNPLFIYGEVGLGKTHLMQAIAHFILDHNPRQKVVYVSSETFTNELINAIKDDRTVDFRDKYRNIDILLVDDIQFLAGKERTQEEFFHTFNALHEANRQLIISSDRPPKEIPTLEERLRSRFEWGLITDIQKPDLETRIAILRKKADLEELEIPNEVIIYIANKIQSNIRELEGALIKVIAYSDLVDRDVDLELAQEALKDLVREEESGAIELDITGIKQVVAEHYNVTTEEIDSKRRTQEIVLPRQVAMYLSRELTDSSLPKIGEEFGDRDHTTVMYAHNKISDRLEEDDQFKKTLQTLEQKLERK; encoded by the coding sequence ATGACCGACAATCAGGAGCAACTGGAAGAAGTCTGGAAAGAAACTTTAGAAGTTATCCGTGAACAGGTGAGCAATCCCAGCTTTAAAACATGGTTTTCCGATACTGAGATAGCTGGCATAACTCAGGATGATGTCATTCAGCTCAAAGTTCCGGATGATTTTGTCAAAGATTGGATATCATCACATTATCGACCTCTTATAGCTGAAACTATTTCCGATATAAGCGGACGCAATCTTGATATAGAATTTCTCACTCCCGAGGAACTCGAAAAATCAGATTCACAACCCTCACCTGCATCAAAAGAAAGTCAGGATGAGGAAGAGACCATAAAAGAGGTGGATAATAATCAGCTCAAGGATGGTTTGAATGAAAAATACACTTTCGATACTTTTGTAGTTGGTAACAGCAACAGATTTGCTCATGCTGCTTCTCTGGCTGTAGCTGAAGCTCCTGCCAAAGCTTATAATCCACTTTTCATATATGGCGAAGTCGGTCTGGGCAAAACTCATCTAATGCAGGCTATCGCTCACTTCATTCTTGATCATAATCCCAGGCAGAAAGTTGTATATGTTTCTTCGGAAACATTTACGAATGAACTGATAAACGCCATCAAAGACGATAGGACTGTTGATTTCCGCGATAAATATCGCAATATAGATATACTGCTGGTCGACGATATTCAGTTTTTAGCAGGAAAAGAGAGAACCCAGGAGGAATTTTTTCATACCTTTAATGCTCTTCACGAGGCAAATAGACAGCTGATAATATCCAGCGATAGACCGCCCAAGGAGATACCCACTCTCGAAGAAAGGCTGCGCTCAAGATTTGAATGGGGTTTGATTACCGATATTCAAAAACCTGATCTCGAGACTAGAATCGCCATTTTGCGCAAAAAAGCTGATCTGGAAGAACTGGAAATACCCAACGAGGTTATCATATACATAGCCAACAAAATTCAATCAAATATAAGAGAACTGGAAGGCGCCCTTATCAAAGTTATAGCTTATTCGGATCTGGTTGATAGAGATGTAGATTTAGAGCTTGCCCAGGAGGCTCTCAAAGACCTGGTCAGAGAAGAAGAATCCGGTGCTATCGAACTTGATATAACCGGCATAAAACAGGTAGTAGCTGAACACTACAATGTAACTACAGAAGAGATTGATTCCAAACGCAGAACTCAGGAAATAGTGCTCCCCCGACAGGTGGCGATGTATCTTTCCCGGGAGCTGACAGATTCATCTCTTCCTAAAATTGGAGAGGAATTCGGAGACAGAGATCATACCACGGTTATGTATGCTCACAATAAGATTTCCGATCGCCTGGAAGAAGATGATCAGTTCAAAAAAACCCTGCAGACTCTGGAACAAAAACTGGAAAGAAAATAA